One region of Carya illinoinensis cultivar Pawnee chromosome 8, C.illinoinensisPawnee_v1, whole genome shotgun sequence genomic DNA includes:
- the LOC122318126 gene encoding uncharacterized protein LOC122318126 isoform X4, with translation MELVISIVAKIAEYTVAPVGQWLCYSCHYNSNMENLRNQEKNLRDFKKRVLHSIEAASRKGEEIEDDVQTWLAKVDGILHQLATEILGGGEAEAGTRSSNAACLNLKHRHQLSREAKKIVENIAELLKNGNFSKVGFRPAAQEMVNPINSDYMSLDSRISIMERIMEALGDANINRIGVWGSPGVGKSTLMKEIFQKAKEESLFHEVALANVTDTPDVIRIQGEIAEMLDLELDPDKIVTVRAGRLRARLEKDNEKKILVILDDVWKQLDLEEIGITPSERCKVLLTSRDRQVLADEMRTEKNSFKLDILGEQEAWKLFEKMAGDSIKDDHDLQNEAIKVAKACEGLPIALVTVSRALKNKNLSTWKDALVQLTRPPPKHDTKIWSPVYSCIELSYRHLDGREVKSLFLLCARQGYYISYRDLLRYGFGLRLFDRIYTLEEARNRLETLVNNLRDSCLLLQSPHSSEEFYMHDVVRHVATIIASNDHNMFVMRGDGGQKAWPDVDALKICEALSIHGGDHIHKYPNKIECPNLRYFHVRCKNRYLATPSSTSFQGMNKLEDIFFQGMDKLEVLSLTNIQLSSLLSLRNLQTLCLDECKLGDIHGIGELKNLVILSLARSDISNLPTEIGLLTRLQLLDLSSCYELKVIPPNVLSSLVNLEELYMRKITVQWEVEGPSNEGKNASLAELKKLSNLITLEIDIPDANNLPKDSFTEKLKRYKICIGGTWHLFFKEELAFSRMLKLKLNMSFQLDFGIKMLLKRTEYLHLDESNITKSVLYQLDREDFQQLKHLCIENNGNIKHIPELRTSAFKNLKVLKVENCETLRFIFSSSIARGLSLLEELNITRCNNMGAIFVKEEEDEIEDQGDMMLFGRLQTLVLKDLPKLVGFLSTRETNSEGNLHDFQLPLLHHQVSFPSLQTLRMKGLPKIKYVWSCGQEPKTVIRCLEHLQVLEIEDCGVEEIVAFERGGEAIAIRTLMFPQVTELKFRNLSRLKGFYKGVHVSKWPMLKEMEIERCEKVEIFASEVVSFEKTVEDQRQSEMSIKQPLFLVNELSFPSLKKLDISGMDKLEIVWQDQVTATSIPNIPNANNLPANFFSEKLERYRICIGVHSYYENFMREVAFSRVLKLKLNLSFQLDVGIKMLMKRTEYLYLDEENSSKSVLYEVDREDFQQLKHLHIQNNDNINHILESGTSVVAFPILETFVLKNMISLVEICQGNLPLESFKNLKVLKVDNCEKLIFIFSSSIARGLSLLEELNITGCNNMVAVFVKEEEDGIEDQGDMMLFGRLQTLVLQDLPKLVGFLSSKDSFMADCRETNSEGSHDLQLPLLHHDQVSLPSLQTLRMEGLPKIKHVWSCGQEPKTVFTGLEQLKILEITNCGVEEIVAVEGGGEVVAIRTFEFPRVSTLELRNLKRLKWFYKAVHVSKWPMLKKLKIERCEEVEIFASGVVSFEETIKERQSEMSIKQPLFLVDEHSIPSLEILFISNMDSVEIIFGKLEGQNGKESQVLISPASGTEESGATTHFVSTGKLPLIYFKNLKVLEVENYQKLRFLFSSSIARGLSLLEKLKIKRCNNMGAIVVTEEKYGIEDGDVILFHQLQTLVLEDLPELVSFLSTKSSFMTDCGQIIAEGNHNLHMPLLHQVSFPSLQTLRMEGLPKIKYVWSCGQEPKTVIRCLEQLQVLEIEDCGVEEIVAVERGGGEVVAIRTLVFPQVTKLKFRNLPRLKWFYKRVHVSKWPMLKEMKIYSCEKVEVFASEVGSFEKIVEDQRQSEMSIKQSLFSVDEHSFPSLETLEFSNMDSLEIIFGKLEGQNGKEPQVSIFPASGTEESGATTHFVSTLSFPSLKKLHIRWMRKLEIIWQDQVTATSFPNIQELDIHNCDKLLHVFQSKLHTTTTLIQSLTVLNISYCSSLETVFGNMEGQNGKEPQVLIAPSSGTEDGIAGHIEFPILTELLLFELPKLKWIFEGVHTNLESWPSLKRLCLWECSEQVNKMMWASKFASSSSSQENQLPTCIQQPMFVVEEGTFPNLEYLSFCFRERTKCPSRFSDFPDPSSLLTGLPNLLNLNVYDRVWEEIFPYELVDREIRLRMLRLCRLCMLTHLWKEDNTQPCPLFHNLEYLHVLRCGKLRNIVPSSVSLRNLTRLEISDCHGLINLLTSSTAKTLVQLERMTVIDCKRITEIVAMEDGEANVAITFNKLRRLELRGLPNLTHFCSGHYSFGFPSLDEVIVRCCPEMKTFSHGVLSTPKLKGVSDDYSWFSKRNLYWEDDLNTTTRCLWEESNQYDTRLLFRERVENSEEDEDHPSEDEDHSENFEEDEDHPSEDEDHSENSEEDEDHPSEDEDHFETTEEW, from the exons atggagTTAGTTATTTCAATTGTAGCGAAAATAGCAGAGTACACGGTTGCACCTGTTGGACAGTGGCTATGCTATTCATGCCACTACAATAGCAACATGGAGAATTTGAGGAATCAGGAAAAGAATTTGCGGGATTTTAAGAAAAGGGTGCTACACTCGATTGAGGCTGCTTCAAGAAAAGGCGAGGAAATTGAAGATGATGTTCAAACGTGGTTGGCAAAGGTGGATGGTATTTTACATCAATTGGCCACCGAAATACTTGGTGGAGGTGAAGCAGAAGCAGGTACGAGGAGCTCTAATGCGGCATGCCTAAACTTGAAACATCGACATCAATTAAGTCGGGAAGCAAAGAAGATCGTGGAAAATATTGCCGAACTTCTTAAAAATGGAAACTTCAGCAAAGTCGGTTTTCGTCCCGCTGCGCAAGAAATGGTGAATCCAATAAACAGTGATTACATGAGCTTGGATTCAAGGATATCAATTATGGAGAGAATTATGGAGGCATTGGGAGATGCTAATATCAACAGGATCGGCGTGTGGGGGTCACCTGGAGTTGGAAAGAGTACACTTATGAAAGAAATTTTCCAGAAAGCCAAGGAGGAAAGTTTATTCCATGAGGTGGCTCTAGCAAATGTGACGGACACCCCAGACGTAATTCGAATACAAGGAGAAATTGCAGAGATGCTAGATCTAGAGCTTGATCCTGATAAAATTGTAACAGTAAGAGCAGGCCGTCTACGGGCGAGGTTAGAAAAAGACAATGAGAAGAAGATACTTGTTATCTTGGATGATGTATGGAAACAACTTGATTTGGAGGAAATAGGAATTACTCCTTCCGAAAGATGCAAAGTACTACTCACATCCAGAGATCGGCAGGTACTAGCAGATGAGATGCGCACCGAAAAGAACAGCTTTAAACTCGACATTTTAGGAGAACAAGAAGCATGGAAATTATTTGAAAAGATGGCGGGTGATTCTATCAAAGATGATCATGATTTGCAAAATGAAGCAATTAAGGTAGCTAAAGCGTGTGAAGGTCTTCCTATTGCACTTGTAACAGTTTCTAGGGCATTAAAGAATAAGAATTTGAGTACCTGGAAGGATGCCCTGGTGCAACTAACAAGACCCCCTCCAAAACATGACACAAAAATATGGTCACCCGTATATTCTTGTATAGAGCTAAGCTATAGACATCTTGATGGTAGAGAGGTCAAATCCCTCTTTTTGCTTTGTGCTCGACAAGGTTACTACATTTCCTACCGGGATTTGTTGAGATATGGTTTCGGTCTGCGTTTATTCGATCGCATCTATACATTGGAAGAAGCAAGAAACAGGCTAGAGACTTTAGTTAATAATCTCCGAGATTCTTGTTTGCTACTACAAAGTCCACATAGCTCCGAGGAATTTTACATGCATGATGTTGTTCGTCATGTCGCTACGATAATTGCATCAAATGATCATAATATGTTTGTCATGAGAGGCGATGGTGGGCAAAAAGCATGGCCAGATGTGGATGCACTAAAAATATGCGAGGCACTCTCTATCCATGGTGGAGATCATATCCATAAATATCCCAATAAAATAGAATGTCCTAATTTAAGATACTTTCATGTCCGGTGTAAAAATCGATATTTGGCAACCCCAAGCAGTACTTCCTTCCAAGGGATGAACAAGCTCGAAGACATTTTCTTCCAGGGGATGGACAAGCTCGAAGTTCTAAGTTTGACAAATATACAACTTTCATCACTTTTGTCACTTAGAAACCTACAAACATTGTGTCTAGATGAATGTAAGTTGGGAGATATTCATGGGATTGGAGAACTCAAGAATTTAGTTATTCTTAGTCTTGCTCGTTCTGACATTTCAAATCTGCCAACAGAAATAGGGTTGTTGACTCGTTTGCAGTTATTGGATTTGAGCAGTTGTTACGAACTTaaagtgattcctcctaatgtCTTGTCAAGCTTGGTCAACTTAGAAGAGTTGTATATGCGAAAAATCACTGTCCAATGGGAGGTTGAAGGACccagcaatgaaggaaaaaaTGCTAGCCTTGCAGAGCTGAAGAAATTGTCAAACTTGATCACCTTAGAGATTGATATTCCGGATGCCAACAATCTACCGAAAGATTCGTTTACTGAAAAGCTTAAGAGATACAAGATATGCATTGGAGGTACCTGGCATCTCTTTTTTAAGGAGGAGTTGGCCTTCTCAAGAATGTTAAAACTCAAACTGAATATGAGCTTCCAATTAGACTTTGGGATCAAAATGCTACTGAAGAGGACAGAATATCTTCATTTAGACGAGTCGAACATTACGAAGAGTGTCTTATATCAATTAGATAGAGAAGATTTTCAACAACTGAAACATCTCTGTATCGAAAATAATGGTAATATTAAGCATATCCCTGAGTTGAGGACATCGGCCTTCAAAAACTTGAAAGTTTTAAAGGTGGAAAACTGTGAGACATTAAGATTTATCTTCTCATCATCTATAGCTAGAGGCCTTTCACTACTTGAAGAATTGAACATAACAAGATGCAACAACATGGGTGCAATATtcgtgaaagaagaagaagacgaaataGAAGATCAGGGAGATATGATGTTGTTCGGTCGACTTCAAACCTTAGTGCTAAAGGATCTTCCAAAGCTCGTGGGCTTCCTAAGCACAAGAGAAACCAATTCAGAGGGCAACCTGCATGATTTTCAGTTGCCGCTTCTACATCATCAG GTTTCCTTTCCAAGCTTGCAAACACTACGTATGAAGGGTCTACCCAAAATAAAGTACGTATGGAGCTGTGGTCAAGAACCCAAAACAGTCATCAGATGTCTCGAGCATTTGCAAGTACTTGAGATTGAGGATTGTGGGGTGGAGGAAATTGTTGCATTTGAAAGAGGAGGAGAAGCAATAGCAATTAGGACCTTGATGTTCCCTCAAGTAACTGAGTTGAAGTTTAGAAATTTATCGAGACTCAAGGGGTTTTACAAAGGAGTGCATGTTTCAAAATGGCCAATGCTAAAAGAGATGGAAATTGAAAGATGCGAGAAAGTTGAGATTTTTGCTTCAGAAGTTGTGAGCTTTGAAAAAACAGTTGAAGATCAGAGGCAGTCTGAGATGTCCATTAAACAACCCCTTTTCTTGGTGAATGAG ctCTCGTTTCCGAGCTTGAAGAAGTTGGATATTTCGGGCATGGATAAGTTGGAAATTGTATGGCAGGATCAAGTCACCGCGACTTCTATTCCCAATATTCCGAATGCCAACAATCTACCGGCAAATTTCTTTTCTGAAAAGCTTGAGAGATACAGGATATGCATTGGAGTTCATAGCTactatgaaaattttatgaggGAGGTAGCCTTCTCAAGAGTTTTAAAACTCAAATTGAATTTGAGCTTTCAATTGGACGTTGGGATCAAAATGCTAATGAAGAGAACGGAATATCTTTATTTAGACGAGGAGAACAGTTCTAAGAGTGTCTTATATGAAGTAGATAGAGAAGATTTTCAACAATTGAAGCATCTCCATAtccaaaataatgataatattaatCATATCCTTGAGTCGGGGACATCGGTTGTTGCCTTTCCTATACTGGAgacatttgttttgaaaaatatgataaGCTTGGTAGAAATTTGTCAGGGTAACCTTCCATTGGAATCCTTCAAAAACTTGAAAGTTTTAAAGGTGGATAACtgtgaaaaattaatatttatcttcTCATCATCGATAGCCAGAGGCCTTTCACTACTTGAAGAATTGAATATAACAGGATGCAACAACATGGTTGCAGTATtcgtgaaagaagaagaagacggaaTAGAAGATCAGGGAGATATGATGTTGTTCGGTCGACTTCAAACCTTGGTGCTACAGGATCTTCCAAAGCTCGTAGGCTTCCTAAGCTCAAAAGATTCATTCATGGCTGATTGTAGAGAAACCAATTCAGAGGGCAGCCATGATCTTCAGTTGCCACTTCTACATCATGATCAG GTTTCCCTTCCTAGCTTGCAAACACTGCGTATGGAGGGTCTACCCAAAATAAAGCACGTATGGAGCTGTGGACAAGAACCCAAAACAGTTTTCACAGGTCTCGAGCAATTGAAAATACTTGAGATTACCAATTGTGGGGTGGAAGAAATTGTTGCAGttgaaggaggaggagaagtaGTAGCAATAAGGACTTTCGAGTTCCCTCGAGTAAGTACTTTGGAgcttagaaatttaaaaagacTCAAGTGGTTTTACAAAGCAGTGCATGTTTCAAAATGGCCGATGCTGAAAAAGCTGAAAATTGAAAGATGCGAGGAAGTTGAGATTTTTGCTTCAGGAGTTGTGAGCTTTGAAGAAACCATTAAAGAGAGGCAGTCAGAGATGTCCATTAAACAGCCCCTTTTCTTGGTGGATGAG CACTCAATCCCCAGCTTGGAGATACTGTTCATTTCGAACATGGATTCGgtagaaattatatttggaaaGCTGGAGGGGCAAAATGGTAAAGAATCACAAGTTTTAATATCCCCAGCGTCAGGGACAGAAGAAAGTGGAGCAACCACACACTTTGTGTCAACT GGCAAACTTCCATTGATATACTTCAAAAACTTGAAAGTTTTAGAGGTGGAGAACTATCAGAAATTAAGATTTCTCTTCTCATCATCCATAGCCAGAGGCCTTTCACtacttgaaaaattgaaaataaaaagatgcaACAACATGGGTGCAATAGTTGTGACAGAAGAAAAATACGGAATAGAAGATGGAGATGTAATATTGTTCCATCAACTGCAAACCTTGGTGCTAGAGGACCTTCCAGAGCTCGTGAGCTTCTTAAGCACAAAAAGTTCATTCATGACTGACTGTGGGCAGATCATTGCAGAGGGCAACCACAATCTTCACATGCCACTTCTACATCAG GTTTCCTTTCCAAGCCTGCAAACACTACGTATGGAGGGTCTACCCAAAATAAAGTACGTATGGAGCTGTGGTCAAGAACCCAAAACAGTTATCAGATGTCTCGAACAATTGCAAGTACTTGAGATTGAGGATTGTGGGGTGGAGGAAATTGTTGCAGTtgaaagaggaggaggagaagtagTAGCAATTAGGACTTTGGTGTTCCCTCAAGtaactaagttgaagtttagaaATTTACCGAGACTCAAGTGGTTTTACAAAAGAGTGCATGTTTCAAAATGGCCGATGCTGAAAGAGATGAAAATTTATAGCTGCGAGAAAGTTGAGGTTTTTGCTTCAGAAGTTGGGAGCtttgaaaaaatagttgaaGATCAGAGGCAGTCTGAGATGTCCATTAAACAATCCCTTTTTTCGGTGGATGag CACTCATTCCCCAGCTTGGAGACACTGGAATTTTCGAACATGGATTcgttagaaattatatttggaaagttGGAGGGGCAAAACGGTAAAGAACCACAAGTTTCAATATTCCCAGCATCAGGGACAGAAGAAAGTGGAGCAACCACACACTTTGTGTCAACC ctCTCGTTTCCGAGCTTGAAGAAGTTGCACATTCGGTGGATGCGTAAGTTGGAAATTATATGGCAGGATCAAGTCACCGCGACTTCTTTTCCCAATATTCAAGAATTGGACATTCATAATTGTGACAAGTTGTTGCACGTCTTTCAATCTAAGTTGCATACAACGACAACATTAATACAAAGTCTGACTGTTCTAAATATAAGCTACTGCAGTTCATTAGAAACTGTATTTGGAAATATGGAGGGGCAAAATGGTAAAGAACCACAAGTTTTAATAGCTCCAAGTTCAGGTACAGAAGACGGAATAGCCGGACATATTGAGTTCCCCATACTAACTGAATTGTTACTATTTGAATTGCCAAAACTCAAGTGGATTTTTGAAGGAGTGCATACTAATTTGGAATCATGGCCTTCATTGAAAAGATTATGCCTGTGGGAATGTAGTGAACAAGTGAACAAAATGATGTGGGCTTCAAAATTTGCAAGCAGCAGTAGCAGTCAAGAGAACCAACTCCCGACTTGCATTCAACAACCCATGTTCGTCGTTGAGGAG GGTACGTTCCCCAACTTGGAGTATTTGTCATTTTGCTTCCGTGAAAGAACTAAATGTCCCAgcagattttcagattttcccGATCCATCTTCTCTTCTAACAGGACTGCCAAATCTGTTGAATCTTAACGTATACGATCGTGTCTGGGAGGAAATATTCCCTTATGAACTTGTTGATCGAGAAATACGATTAAGAATGCTAAGGCTCTGTCGTCTATGTATGCTTACACATTTGTGGAAAGAAGACAATACCCAGCCATGCCCACTTTTTCATAATCTGGAATACCTTCATGTGTTACGATGCGGCAAATTGAGAAACATAGTGCCATCATCTGTATCTCTTCGCAATTTGACAAGATTGGAAATATCAGATTGTCACGGATTGATCAATTTATTAACATCCTCAACTGCCAAAACTTTGGTGCAACTCGAAAGAATGACTGTGATTGATTGCAAAAGGATTACAGAAATTGTAGCAATGGAGGATGGTGAAGCAAATGTGGCAATTACTTTCAACAAGTTAAGACGCTTAGAACTTCGTGGCTTACCAAACCTCACACACTTTTGCTCTGGACATTATTCCTTTGGGTTCCCATCTTTGGATGAGGTAATTGTGAGATGTTGTCCTGAGATGAAGACTTTCAGTCACGGAGTCTTAAGTACACCAAAGCTGAAAGGAGTATCTGATGATTACAGTTGGTTTTCGAAACGGAATTTGTATTGGGAGGATGACCTGAATACCACCACACGTTGTCTTTGGGAGGAGTCAAATCAATATGATACTCGATTGTTATTCAGAGAAAGG GTTGAGAAttctgaagaagatgaagatcatCCTTCAGAAGATGAAGATCATTCTGAGAattttgaagaagatgaagatcatCCTTCAGAAGATGAAGATCATTCTGAGAAttctgaagaagatgaagatcatCCTTCAGAAGATGAAGATCATTTTGAGACTACTGAAGAATGGTga